A genome region from Chlorobaculum tepidum TLS includes the following:
- the yidD gene encoding membrane protein insertion efficiency factor YidD — protein sequence MNIVPILLIRFYQSFISPLLGPSCKYHPTCSNYAIEAFRQHNFFYASWLTVWRVLRCNPFSKGGYDPVPPKSVKSAGNSKDSK from the coding sequence TTGAACATCGTGCCGATTCTCCTGATACGATTTTACCAGTCATTCATTTCTCCGCTGCTTGGCCCCTCCTGCAAGTACCATCCCACCTGTTCCAACTACGCTATCGAGGCGTTCCGGCAGCACAATTTTTTCTACGCCTCCTGGCTGACCGTCTGGAGGGTGCTTCGTTGCAATCCGTTTTCAAAAGGCGGCTATGATCCGGTACCGCCAAAATCAGTGAAATCCGCAGGTAATTCAAAAGATTCGAAGTAA
- the yidC gene encoding membrane protein insertase YidC, giving the protein MDRNSVIGFALIAAIMIVWLQFMKPEQKLGLEKAAASREAVQKTPAAALPAPSAAVAAAARADSLGSFAQASVGTEKTITVSNDLFTATLSSKGATLKSLVLKKHLDGNRKPFNLISASDKGALSMLFLSSDGKKIDTRDLYFRSLDAKTTETVTGKEKLSVSYVLDVDATRSIQITYTFTGDSYVVDYDLKLNGFGSSIAGNEYQLDWDGGLNYSEKDQVDESHNAIASAYLGGSVVKLDAKDAKKTWQDEESGKAQWVAVRNKYFVAAIMPQRTTDGIYLHGTKKDGSDFKNYVAALKMSFPAGQQSVDDHYRLYVGPLDYNTVKSLNADLEKIMDFGWDWLTRPFAEYLILPIFNWMNKYVTNYGLIIIIFAFLIKLVTWPLSLASTKSMKKMSALQPVMKELQEKYKDNPAKLQSELGRIYKEAGVNPLGGCLPTVIQMPLLFAMFYVFRSSIQLRQHGFLWVKDLSVPDSVYHFAFKLPLYGDHIAIMPILMAVTVFFQQKITPNAQSNEQTKIMMWLFPAMMLFFFNNMPAGLALYYLMFNIFSVAQQAYMNATITDEEKAAAAMQVAAATKPAQSAKKGGKKK; this is encoded by the coding sequence ATGGACAGAAATTCGGTGATAGGCTTTGCCCTGATTGCTGCAATCATGATCGTATGGCTACAGTTCATGAAGCCTGAGCAGAAGCTGGGACTCGAAAAAGCGGCGGCATCGCGAGAGGCGGTTCAGAAAACACCTGCGGCGGCATTGCCCGCCCCGTCGGCGGCAGTGGCGGCTGCGGCCAGGGCTGACAGCCTCGGTTCCTTCGCCCAGGCCTCCGTCGGCACGGAAAAGACCATCACCGTCAGCAACGATCTGTTCACGGCAACCCTCTCCTCGAAGGGCGCGACCCTGAAGTCGCTGGTGCTCAAAAAGCATCTCGATGGCAACCGCAAGCCCTTCAACCTGATCTCCGCCAGCGACAAGGGCGCGCTCTCCATGCTGTTCCTCAGCAGTGACGGCAAGAAGATCGATACCCGCGATCTCTATTTCCGCAGCCTCGATGCCAAAACCACCGAAACCGTGACCGGCAAAGAGAAGCTGTCCGTCAGTTATGTGCTCGATGTCGATGCCACGCGCAGCATCCAGATCACCTACACCTTCACGGGCGACAGCTACGTGGTCGATTACGATCTGAAGCTCAACGGTTTCGGCTCGTCCATCGCCGGAAACGAGTACCAGCTCGACTGGGACGGCGGACTGAACTACTCGGAAAAAGACCAGGTTGACGAGTCGCACAACGCCATTGCCAGTGCCTACCTTGGTGGTAGCGTGGTCAAGCTCGATGCCAAGGACGCCAAAAAAACCTGGCAGGATGAGGAGTCCGGCAAGGCGCAGTGGGTTGCCGTCAGGAACAAATATTTTGTCGCGGCCATCATGCCGCAGCGCACCACCGATGGCATCTATCTGCACGGCACCAAAAAGGATGGCAGCGATTTCAAGAACTATGTCGCGGCGCTGAAAATGAGCTTCCCCGCCGGTCAGCAGAGCGTCGATGACCACTACCGTCTCTACGTCGGCCCGCTCGACTACAACACGGTCAAGTCGCTGAACGCCGATCTCGAAAAGATCATGGACTTCGGCTGGGACTGGCTGACCCGTCCCTTCGCCGAATACCTGATTCTGCCGATCTTCAACTGGATGAACAAATATGTGACCAACTACGGTCTTATCATCATCATCTTCGCCTTCCTCATCAAGCTGGTCACCTGGCCGCTGTCGCTGGCCTCGACCAAGTCGATGAAGAAGATGTCGGCGCTTCAGCCCGTGATGAAGGAGCTTCAGGAGAAGTACAAGGACAACCCGGCCAAGCTGCAAAGCGAACTCGGACGCATCTACAAGGAAGCAGGCGTCAATCCGCTTGGCGGCTGCCTGCCGACGGTGATCCAGATGCCGCTGCTCTTCGCGATGTTCTACGTCTTCCGCTCCTCGATCCAGCTTCGCCAGCACGGCTTCCTCTGGGTGAAGGATCTTTCCGTGCCCGACTCGGTGTACCATTTCGCCTTCAAGCTGCCGCTCTACGGCGACCACATCGCGATCATGCCGATTTTGATGGCCGTGACCGTTTTCTTCCAGCAGAAGATCACGCCGAACGCCCAGTCAAACGAGCAGACGAAGATCATGATGTGGCTGTTCCCGGCCATGATGCTGTTCTTTTTCAACAACATGCCGGCGGGCCTGGCGCTCTACTATCTGATGTTCAACATCTTCAGCGTCGCCCAGCAGGCCTACATGAACGCCACCATCACCGACGAGGAGAAGGCTGCCGCCGCCATGCAGGTCGCCGCCGCCACCAAACCGGCTCAGTCTGCCAAAAAGGGAGGGAAGAAAAAGTAA
- a CDS encoding phosphatase PAP2 family protein, translating to MGGLEQADARLFQLLNHSLATPALDDLMPFLTSPKHSVHILVLLALFILVRKGKDALFVIPLLLFAVGIADYTASGIMKSLFHRVRPCFALEGVRLLVDQSHSWSFASSHAANLTAIASLVWLFFWRGETVDKVFTVMVIAYASMVAFSRIYVGVHYPGDVLGGVVIGLASAAVIYTAFAWIVKNVVHRRVMQREGSE from the coding sequence ATGGGCGGTCTCGAACAGGCGGATGCTCGGCTTTTCCAGCTCCTGAACCATAGCTTGGCCACTCCGGCGCTGGACGACCTGATGCCGTTTCTGACCAGCCCGAAGCACTCTGTCCATATCCTGGTGCTTCTCGCACTCTTCATTCTTGTCAGAAAGGGAAAAGACGCACTCTTCGTCATTCCCCTTCTTCTTTTCGCTGTCGGCATCGCCGACTACACCGCATCCGGTATCATGAAGTCGCTTTTTCATCGCGTTCGTCCCTGCTTCGCGCTCGAAGGGGTACGTCTTCTCGTCGATCAGTCGCACTCCTGGTCGTTTGCCTCCTCGCACGCGGCCAATTTGACGGCCATCGCCAGCCTTGTGTGGCTCTTCTTCTGGCGGGGCGAAACGGTTGATAAAGTCTTCACTGTGATGGTGATCGCTTACGCCTCGATGGTCGCTTTCTCGCGAATCTACGTCGGCGTGCACTATCCTGGCGATGTGCTTGGCGGCGTCGTGATTGGTCTTGCCAGCGCGGCGGTGATCTACACGGCGTTCGCCTGGATCGTCAAGAACGTGGTGCACCGGCGAGTGATGCAGAGGGAGGGCTCGGAATGA
- a CDS encoding ROK family protein, with translation MNRWGIDLGGTKIEGVILDSELRPLIRHRIPTGQEQGYGHILMQIKSLVGTMAEKSGLGLPEKIGIGTPGRADGSDGVISNSNTICLNGMPLLRDLQEALRLEVVIDNDANCFALAESMLGAGRDEMARPGATAFGIILGTGVGGGIVRDGRIIRGAHGIAGEWGHNPLPGEHAACYCGRRGCVETVVSGPALERHYAALSGRKASLQEIAASTGRDRFARQTIERLVSKFGVALATVINILDPDLVIIGGGVGNIRQLYSPEARQAIAANVFNRSFDIPLLPPMLGDSAGVFGAALLSGPPLIAQY, from the coding sequence ATGAATCGCTGGGGAATCGATCTCGGCGGCACCAAGATCGAGGGGGTGATCCTCGACAGCGAGTTGCGCCCTCTCATTCGCCATCGCATTCCGACCGGGCAAGAGCAGGGGTACGGCCATATTCTCATGCAGATCAAAAGCCTCGTCGGGACGATGGCCGAGAAGTCGGGACTCGGCCTGCCGGAGAAGATAGGCATCGGCACGCCCGGGCGCGCCGATGGTAGCGACGGCGTCATCAGCAACTCGAACACGATCTGCCTGAACGGAATGCCGCTCTTGCGCGATCTGCAAGAGGCGCTCCGGCTGGAGGTGGTGATCGACAACGACGCGAACTGCTTTGCGCTCGCCGAGTCGATGCTCGGCGCGGGGCGCGACGAGATGGCGCGGCCAGGCGCGACAGCTTTCGGTATCATTCTCGGCACCGGCGTGGGCGGGGGCATCGTCCGCGATGGCCGGATCATCCGGGGCGCGCACGGCATCGCCGGAGAGTGGGGGCACAACCCGCTGCCGGGCGAGCACGCGGCGTGCTACTGCGGTCGGCGCGGCTGCGTCGAGACGGTCGTCTCCGGCCCGGCACTCGAGCGCCACTACGCGGCCCTCAGCGGGCGAAAGGCGTCGCTGCAAGAGATCGCCGCCTCGACGGGGCGCGACCGCTTCGCACGCCAGACCATCGAGCGGCTCGTTTCGAAATTCGGCGTGGCGCTGGCGACGGTTATCAACATTCTCGATCCCGACCTGGTCATCATCGGCGGCGGCGTGGGCAACATCCGCCAGCTCTACTCCCCGGAGGCGCGGCAGGCGATTGCCGCCAACGTTTTCAACCGCTCGTTCGACATTCCGCTCCTGCCGCCGATGCTTGGCGACAGCGCGGGCGTGTTCGGCGCAGCACTGCTCTCGGGGCCGCCACTCATTGCACAGTATTGA
- the rlmD gene encoding 23S rRNA (uracil(1939)-C(5))-methyltransferase RlmD has protein sequence MEQQEIRYRKGDIIELTITDHAEKDKCFGKTTEGMGVMVSGILAPGDRVSAQIYKVKSRYLEARAIEVLEASPDRVEPVCPVFGSCGGCKWMHVSYEAQLRYKHKKVTDSLEHIGGFESPDVRPVLAAPDALHYRNKVEFSCSNMRYLLQSEIDSDQLAKPKTFALGFHAPGNFEKVLDLDTCYLAKECMNRVLNVLRDFAIERGLEPYAAKAHEGYLRNLMLRYSERHEQLMVNIVTSWYDKALMQALKERLEAAMPEQQMTLLNNVTTRKNTVATGEQEYVISGDGYVTERLGDLDFRISANSFFQTNTRQAETLYDQIIAVGGITPEDTVYDLYCGTGTITLYLARHCKQAIGIEVVESAVKDAEMNAELNGLSNTVFFQADLKNFHAMQEALEPYAKPRIIVTDPPRAGMHPKALDTMLKLQPERIVYVSCNPDNLARDGKEIAARGYRMTSAQPVDMFPQTNHIETVACFERAE, from the coding sequence TTGGAACAACAGGAAATCCGCTACAGAAAAGGCGACATCATCGAACTCACCATCACTGACCACGCCGAGAAAGACAAATGCTTCGGCAAAACCACCGAGGGCATGGGGGTGATGGTCTCCGGCATTCTCGCCCCCGGTGACCGCGTTTCGGCGCAAATTTACAAGGTCAAGTCGCGCTACCTCGAAGCACGGGCCATCGAGGTGCTCGAAGCGTCGCCGGATCGCGTTGAGCCAGTCTGCCCGGTCTTCGGCTCCTGCGGCGGATGCAAGTGGATGCACGTCAGCTATGAGGCGCAGCTTCGCTACAAGCACAAAAAGGTGACGGACTCGCTGGAGCACATCGGCGGTTTTGAGAGTCCCGACGTCCGTCCGGTGCTTGCCGCGCCAGACGCGCTGCACTACCGCAACAAGGTGGAGTTCTCCTGCTCCAACATGCGCTACCTGCTCCAGTCGGAGATCGACAGTGATCAGCTTGCCAAGCCGAAAACCTTCGCCCTCGGCTTCCACGCGCCGGGCAACTTCGAGAAGGTGCTCGACCTCGACACCTGCTACCTCGCCAAGGAGTGTATGAACCGGGTGCTGAACGTCTTGCGTGACTTCGCCATCGAACGCGGTCTCGAGCCCTACGCCGCCAAGGCGCACGAAGGCTACCTGCGTAACCTTATGCTCCGCTACAGCGAACGCCATGAGCAGTTGATGGTCAACATCGTCACCTCATGGTACGACAAGGCGCTGATGCAGGCGCTCAAAGAGCGGCTCGAAGCGGCCATGCCGGAACAGCAGATGACGCTGCTCAACAACGTCACCACGCGCAAGAACACCGTCGCCACCGGCGAGCAAGAGTACGTCATCAGCGGCGACGGCTACGTCACCGAACGGCTCGGCGACCTCGACTTCCGGATTTCGGCCAACTCCTTTTTCCAGACCAACACCCGCCAGGCCGAAACGCTCTACGACCAGATCATCGCTGTCGGCGGCATCACTCCGGAGGATACGGTCTATGACCTCTACTGCGGCACTGGCACCATCACGCTCTACCTCGCCCGCCACTGTAAGCAGGCGATCGGCATCGAGGTGGTCGAAAGTGCCGTCAAGGATGCCGAGATGAACGCCGAACTCAACGGCCTCTCGAACACCGTCTTCTTCCAAGCCGACCTCAAGAATTTCCACGCCATGCAGGAGGCGCTCGAACCCTACGCCAAACCGCGCATTATTGTTACCGACCCTCCGCGCGCCGGAATGCACCCCAAAGCACTCGACACCATGCTCAAGCTCCAGCCCGAACGCATTGTTTACGTCAGCTGCAACCCCGACAACCTCGCCCGCGACGGCAAAGAGATCGCGGCGAGAGGCTACCGCATGACGTCCGCCCAACCGGTGGACATGTTTCCGCAGACGAACCACATCGAGACCGTGGCCTGTTTCGAGCGGGCAGAATAA
- the fsa gene encoding fructose-6-phosphate aldolase, which translates to MKFFIDTASLDEIKAANELGVLDGVTTNPSLIAKIVKDSTNFTYADFKAHIAKICEIVDGPVSAEVTTLKAGEMIAQGEELAAIHKNIVVKCPLTVDGLKAIKHFSSNGIKTNATLVFSPTQALLAAKAGADFVSPFVGRLDDISTSGMELVRQIVTIYDNYGYLTEVIVASVRNPLHVVESAMVGADIATIPYSVIKQLANHPLTDKGLEKFMEDAAVMKP; encoded by the coding sequence ATGAAATTTTTTATCGACACCGCAAGTCTCGACGAAATCAAGGCCGCCAATGAACTTGGCGTGCTCGACGGCGTCACGACCAACCCGTCGCTGATCGCCAAGATCGTCAAAGACTCGACCAACTTCACCTACGCCGACTTCAAGGCGCACATCGCCAAAATCTGCGAAATCGTCGATGGCCCGGTCAGCGCCGAGGTCACCACGCTCAAAGCCGGAGAGATGATCGCCCAGGGCGAGGAGCTTGCGGCCATTCACAAGAACATTGTCGTCAAGTGCCCGCTCACCGTGGACGGCCTGAAAGCGATCAAGCACTTCTCGTCCAACGGCATCAAGACCAACGCCACGCTGGTCTTTTCGCCCACGCAAGCCTTGCTCGCCGCCAAAGCCGGAGCTGACTTCGTCAGCCCGTTCGTCGGACGGCTCGACGACATCAGCACCTCCGGCATGGAACTGGTACGCCAGATCGTCACGATTTACGACAACTACGGCTACCTCACCGAAGTGATCGTCGCCAGCGTGCGTAACCCGCTGCACGTCGTTGAATCGGCGATGGTCGGGGCCGACATCGCCACCATCCCGTACAGCGTCATCAAACAGCTCGCCAACCACCCGCTGACCGACAAAGGGTTGGAGAAGTTTATGGAAGATGCCGCTGTGATGAAGCCATAA
- a CDS encoding 1,9-bis(guanidino)-5-aza-nonane synthase, translated as MEERSMQKAGFLKEPIKHIGITKHNVVPMVEEMADMAFQARNLARAAFIVDLMQKDKECAVILTLAGSLISAGLKQVIIDMLEHNMVDVIVSTGANIVDQDFFEALGFKHWKGSQFVDDSELRELAIDRIYDTYIDEDELRVCDDTIAIIANSMQPGAYSSREFIVEMGKYIEEKGLDKNSIVYKAYEKGVPIFCPAFSDCSAGFGLVHHQWHNPDQHVSIDSVKDFRELTKIKIENDKTGIFMIGGGVPKNFTQDIVVAAEVLGYENVSMHTYAVQITVADERDGALSGSTLKEASSWGKVDTVYEQMVFAEATVAMPLIAGYAYHKRNWEGRPARNFNAMLDAKPVNA; from the coding sequence ATGGAAGAGCGTTCGATGCAGAAAGCAGGATTTCTGAAGGAGCCGATCAAGCACATCGGCATCACCAAACACAACGTCGTGCCAATGGTCGAGGAGATGGCCGACATGGCATTCCAGGCGCGCAACCTGGCCCGCGCGGCCTTCATCGTCGATCTGATGCAGAAAGACAAGGAGTGTGCCGTCATTCTCACCCTCGCCGGCTCGCTCATCAGCGCCGGACTGAAGCAGGTCATCATCGACATGCTCGAGCACAACATGGTTGACGTTATCGTCTCGACCGGCGCGAACATCGTCGATCAGGACTTCTTCGAGGCGCTCGGCTTCAAGCACTGGAAAGGCTCGCAGTTCGTCGACGACTCCGAGCTTCGCGAGCTGGCCATCGACCGCATCTACGACACCTACATCGACGAGGACGAGCTTCGCGTCTGCGACGACACCATAGCCATCATCGCCAACTCGATGCAGCCCGGCGCGTACTCGTCGCGCGAGTTCATCGTCGAGATGGGCAAGTACATCGAAGAGAAGGGACTTGACAAAAACTCCATCGTTTACAAGGCTTACGAGAAGGGCGTGCCGATCTTCTGCCCGGCCTTCTCCGACTGCTCCGCCGGTTTCGGCCTGGTGCACCACCAGTGGCACAATCCCGACCAGCACGTTTCCATCGACTCGGTCAAGGACTTTCGCGAGCTGACCAAAATCAAGATCGAGAACGACAAGACCGGCATCTTCATGATCGGCGGCGGCGTTCCGAAGAACTTTACGCAGGACATCGTTGTTGCGGCTGAGGTACTCGGCTACGAGAATGTTTCAATGCACACCTACGCCGTGCAGATCACCGTAGCCGACGAACGCGACGGCGCACTCTCCGGTTCAACGCTCAAGGAGGCCAGCTCGTGGGGCAAGGTTGACACAGTGTACGAGCAGATGGTCTTCGCCGAAGCCACTGTTGCCATGCCGCTCATCGCCGGTTACGCCTATCACAAGCGCAACTGGGAAGGCCGCCCGGCCCGCAACTTCAACGCCATGCTCGACGCCAAACCCGTTAACGCCTGA
- the trpS gene encoding tryptophan--tRNA ligase produces the protein MSTQRILSGMRPTGKLHLGHYTGALENWIAQQNLLHPDGSRAYETCFLIADYHSLTTSLDTSSLYAHSIDMLVDWLAAGVDPEKSLVFRQSQVKEHAELFLLFSMLITTARLERNPTLKEQVRDLNMDSLVYGHLGYPVLQAADILLYKGNVVPVGEDQIPHVEITREIARKFNSHYQHPELGDVFPEPAPKITKFARLVGLDGKAKMSKSLGNTILLSDAPEEVMAKMRPAVTDTQKVRRNDPGRPEVCLVYSYHQKFTGESQLVEIETGCRSGALGCVDCKKMCAANISAELAPILERRKHYEAQPELVKEILYEGESKARKIAGETMKEVREAMSLGESNA, from the coding sequence ATGTCGACACAAAGGATTTTAAGCGGGATGCGGCCTACCGGCAAGCTGCACCTCGGTCACTACACCGGAGCACTTGAAAATTGGATCGCGCAGCAGAACCTTCTCCATCCCGACGGAAGCCGTGCTTACGAGACCTGCTTTCTGATCGCTGACTACCACAGCCTGACCACTTCGCTCGATACGTCGAGCCTGTATGCGCACTCCATCGACATGCTTGTCGACTGGCTGGCGGCGGGAGTTGATCCCGAAAAAAGCCTGGTGTTCCGGCAGTCGCAGGTCAAGGAGCACGCCGAGCTGTTCCTGCTCTTCTCAATGCTCATCACCACCGCACGTCTCGAACGCAATCCGACGCTCAAGGAGCAGGTGCGCGACCTGAACATGGACTCGCTCGTGTACGGCCACCTCGGCTATCCGGTGTTGCAGGCGGCGGACATTTTGCTCTACAAGGGCAACGTGGTGCCGGTTGGCGAGGATCAGATTCCGCACGTCGAGATCACCCGCGAGATCGCCCGCAAGTTCAACAGCCACTACCAGCATCCGGAGCTGGGCGACGTCTTCCCCGAACCCGCACCGAAGATCACGAAGTTCGCGCGTCTGGTCGGTCTGGACGGCAAGGCGAAGATGTCCAAGTCGCTCGGTAACACCATTCTGCTTTCGGATGCTCCCGAAGAGGTGATGGCGAAGATGCGCCCCGCCGTGACCGACACGCAGAAGGTGCGCCGCAACGATCCTGGTCGTCCCGAGGTGTGCCTGGTCTACAGCTATCACCAGAAGTTTACCGGCGAATCGCAGCTTGTCGAAATCGAGACCGGATGCCGCTCGGGCGCACTCGGCTGCGTCGATTGCAAGAAGATGTGCGCGGCGAACATTTCGGCGGAGCTGGCTCCGATTCTCGAACGGCGCAAGCACTACGAAGCACAGCCTGAGCTGGTCAAAGAGATTCTGTACGAAGGTGAATCCAAAGCGAGAAAGATTGCCGGAGAAACCATGAAAGAGGTCAGAGAGGCGATGAGCCTCGGGGAGAGCAACGCATGA
- a CDS encoding beta-phosphoglucomutase family hydrolase, translating to MMIQNDTKPKAFIFDMDGVLVDNMRMHAQSWVDLFADYGLSGLDPERYLVETAGMKGLDVLRYFLDPSISPEKADRLTELKDILYRVMNRNAIVAMPGLETFLDRAANAGIRLGIGTGAGPKNIDYVLGLTGLTSRFEVVVGAHMVRHGKPHPETFLQVAERLGADPASCIVFEDALPGAEAAAAAGMSCVAVTTTNRPEAFAAFDNVITTIDHFDGLMPEALLELNRAVKTMS from the coding sequence ATGATGATACAAAACGATACCAAGCCGAAAGCCTTCATTTTCGACATGGACGGCGTGCTGGTCGATAACATGAGAATGCACGCACAGTCGTGGGTCGATCTGTTTGCCGACTACGGCCTTTCGGGCCTCGATCCGGAGCGCTACCTTGTTGAAACCGCCGGAATGAAGGGCCTCGATGTCTTGCGCTACTTTCTCGATCCGTCTATTTCGCCCGAAAAGGCTGACAGGCTTACCGAGCTGAAGGACATTCTCTACCGCGTGATGAACCGCAACGCCATCGTTGCCATGCCGGGCCTCGAAACGTTCCTCGACCGCGCGGCAAACGCCGGCATCCGGCTCGGCATCGGCACGGGCGCGGGGCCGAAGAACATCGACTACGTGCTCGGTCTTACCGGCCTGACGTCACGCTTCGAGGTGGTGGTCGGAGCGCACATGGTCAGGCACGGCAAGCCCCATCCGGAGACCTTCCTGCAGGTCGCCGAACGGCTCGGCGCTGATCCGGCGTCGTGCATCGTCTTCGAGGACGCCCTGCCCGGCGCGGAAGCCGCCGCCGCAGCTGGAATGAGCTGCGTGGCAGTCACGACGACCAACCGGCCCGAGGCGTTCGCCGCGTTCGACAACGTCATCACGACCATCGACCATTTCGACGGACTCATGCCCGAAGCGTTGCTGGAGCTGAACCGCGCCGTCAAAACCATGTCTTAA
- the argS gene encoding arginine--tRNA ligase: MRAFFLPFIQDALQKAGIETDKEIQIDKPNDKKFGDFSTNIAFLVAKEARKNPRELAGQLIGLLDFPEGTVTKTEVAGPGFINFHLAPAFFMRSAQEVLAKGEGFGCNESGKGLKAIVEYVSANPTGPLTIGRGRGGVLGDCIANLLETQGYEVTREYYFNDAGRQMQILAESVRYRYLEKCGQVIEFPETHYQGDYIGEIAETLFIEHGDGLAATDELTIFKEAAEAVIFSSIRKTLERLLITHDSFFNEHTLYQSREGQPSANQRVIDALDAKGFIGNYDGATWFMTTKLGQEKDKVLIKSSGDPSYRLPDIAYHVTKFERGFDLMVNVFGADHIDEYPDVLEALKILGYDTSKVKIAINQFVTTTVGGQTVKMSTRKGNADLLDDLIDDVGADATRLFFIMRGKDSHLNFDVELAKKQSKDNPVFYLQYAHARICSLVRMAEKEVGFDEATAIGAGLPLLSSEPEIDLASALLDFPDIIQSSLRQLEPQKMVEYLHTVAERYHKFYQECPILKADEHLRTARLELSLAVRQVLRNGFKILGISAPESM, encoded by the coding sequence ATGCGAGCTTTTTTCCTCCCCTTCATTCAGGATGCCCTGCAAAAAGCGGGCATCGAGACCGACAAGGAGATTCAGATCGACAAGCCGAACGACAAAAAGTTCGGCGACTTCTCGACCAACATCGCCTTCCTTGTGGCCAAGGAGGCCCGGAAAAATCCGCGCGAACTGGCGGGGCAACTCATCGGCCTGCTCGACTTTCCTGAAGGCACGGTGACGAAAACCGAGGTGGCCGGGCCGGGCTTCATCAACTTCCATCTCGCTCCGGCCTTTTTCATGCGCTCGGCGCAGGAGGTGCTCGCAAAGGGCGAGGGGTTCGGCTGCAATGAGTCTGGCAAGGGACTGAAAGCGATTGTCGAGTACGTGAGCGCCAACCCGACTGGGCCGCTTACCATCGGGCGTGGACGCGGCGGCGTCTTGGGCGACTGCATCGCCAACCTGCTCGAAACGCAGGGCTACGAGGTGACGCGCGAGTACTACTTCAACGATGCCGGACGCCAGATGCAGATTCTGGCCGAATCGGTGCGCTACCGCTACCTCGAAAAGTGCGGTCAGGTGATCGAGTTCCCGGAGACGCACTACCAGGGCGACTACATCGGCGAAATCGCCGAGACGCTCTTCATCGAGCACGGCGACGGACTGGCCGCGACCGACGAGTTGACGATCTTCAAGGAAGCCGCCGAGGCAGTCATCTTCAGCTCGATCCGCAAGACGCTCGAACGCCTCTTGATCACGCACGACTCCTTCTTCAACGAGCACACGCTCTACCAGTCCCGCGAGGGGCAGCCGTCGGCGAACCAGCGGGTGATCGACGCGCTCGACGCCAAAGGGTTCATCGGCAACTACGACGGCGCGACCTGGTTCATGACGACCAAGCTGGGGCAGGAGAAGGACAAGGTGCTTATCAAATCTTCCGGCGATCCGAGCTACCGCTTGCCGGACATCGCCTACCACGTCACCAAGTTCGAGCGTGGCTTCGACCTCATGGTGAACGTTTTTGGCGCGGATCACATCGACGAGTATCCCGACGTGCTTGAAGCATTGAAGATTCTTGGCTACGACACCTCGAAGGTCAAGATCGCCATCAACCAGTTCGTCACCACCACGGTCGGTGGCCAGACGGTCAAAATGTCCACCCGCAAGGGCAACGCCGACCTGCTCGACGACCTTATCGATGACGTCGGCGCGGACGCCACACGCCTCTTCTTCATCATGCGCGGCAAGGATTCGCACCTCAACTTCGATGTCGAGCTGGCAAAAAAGCAGTCGAAAGACAACCCGGTTTTCTACCTTCAGTACGCCCACGCGAGGATTTGCAGCCTCGTGCGCATGGCCGAAAAAGAGGTCGGCTTCGACGAGGCGACGGCTATTGGCGCAGGTTTGCCGCTGCTTTCGAGCGAGCCGGAGATCGACCTGGCTTCCGCATTGCTTGACTTCCCGGATATCATCCAGTCAAGCCTCCGCCAGCTCGAACCGCAGAAGATGGTCGAGTACCTGCACACGGTTGCCGAACGATACCACAAGTTCTATCAGGAGTGCCCGATTCTGAAGGCTGATGAACATCTCCGCACCGCTCGTCTCGAACTGTCACTCGCAGTACGTCAGGTGCTGCGCAACGGATTCAAAATCCTCGGCATCTCGGCTCCGGAATCGATGTAA